CGCCTGCCCAGGGCACGCCAGCCCTTGGCTCGCAGCAGCTCGTGAGCCTGAGCCTCGCAGCGTGCGAGCTCCTCGGCCACCACTTCGCGCACCTGCTCCGGTTCCGCGTCGAGGCACTCGGGAATGGTAACTGGCAGCGTGACCTCCTCGGGCCACTGCGGGTTGTCGAGATCGAAGAAGACCTTGGGTCTGTGGCACTTCCATACCGCTCGTCCGAGCTCGTGGGGCAGGGTCGTAACACCGGGCCAGTCCGCGGCCCGGTTCACCAAGCCCGCTGCGACAGGGTTGCTCATCGCGTAGGCCAGCTTTTCCCAGGTGGCTTCGGGCGTGCGTAGCTGCACCACCGAGGGGCGTTCGTGATCCCACACGGGCCCTTCCCACTTGCGCAAAGCGCGCACCACCGCCCTTGGGACCGTCCTAAGCCCCGATCCGGTCGCTCGCCTTGCCGCCTACGCTCGCGTTCCAGCTCGGGAATCGGCACGCTTCCAATTCCACCCCCGGTCGGTAGACAGCGCAGAGCGGATCTGCTAGCATTGATAGCGTGGCACAGCTCATCGTACGGAACCTTGACGCTGCGGTCGTGCGGGCGCTGAAGCTGCGGGCTGCCGAGAAGGGAACCTCAGCGGAGGCCGAGCATCGCGAAATACTGAGAGCAGCGTTGCTGGGAACAGCCACCGCGACCAGTCTCAAGGGGGCGCTTCGC
The DNA window shown above is from Pseudomonadota bacterium and carries:
- a CDS encoding DNA-binding protein; translated protein: MAQLIVRNLDAAVVRALKLRAAEKGTSAEAEHREILRAALLGTATATSLKGALRSMPDVGEDADFELERELDRSIELDRRSALPG
- a CDS encoding transposase; translation: MRALRKWEGPVWDHERPSVVQLRTPEATWEKLAYAMSNPVAAGLVNRAADWPGVTTLPHELGRAVWKCHRPKVFFDLDNPQWPEEVTLPVTIPECLDAEPEQVREVVAEELARCEAQAHELLRAKGWRALGRR